A window from Chryseobacterium vaccae encodes these proteins:
- a CDS encoding YdcF family protein, with product MLKKIFKYILIAGIFWFIIHSLYITYDGLTDARQKADLAVVFGNKVNEDGTLSPRLKARLDKSIELYQKKQVRNILVSGGLGKEGYWEGTEMKKYLIKNKIPPTSILVDNFGDNTEKTVLNTIKAADSLKYSTLISVSQFYHQTRIKKLFREHHFKNIESSSPKYFETRDLYSVFREFFAYYL from the coding sequence ATGTTGAAAAAAATTTTTAAATATATTCTGATTGCAGGTATCTTCTGGTTTATTATTCATTCTCTTTATATTACGTATGATGGTCTTACGGACGCCAGACAGAAAGCTGATCTTGCTGTAGTATTCGGGAATAAGGTGAATGAAGACGGAACACTTTCACCCCGGCTGAAAGCAAGGCTTGATAAAAGTATTGAACTGTATCAAAAAAAGCAGGTCAGAAATATACTGGTAAGTGGCGGGTTGGGTAAAGAAGGCTACTGGGAAGGCACAGAAATGAAAAAATACCTGATTAAAAATAAAATTCCACCAACATCTATTCTTGTGGATAACTTTGGGGATAATACTGAAAAGACAGTCCTCAATACCATAAAAGCAGCAGACAGTTTAAAATACAGTACACTTATTTCGGTATCTCAGTTTTATCATCAGACAAGGATAAAAAAATTATTTCGGGAGCATCATTTTAAAAATATTGAAAGTTCAAGCCCAAAGTATTTTGAAACAAGAGACCTTTATTCTGTTTTCAGAGAATTTTTTGCTTATTATTTATAG
- a CDS encoding YceD family protein, which produces MDKLRNYDVSFSGLKNGKHEFKFEIDKTFFQLFDTEQEFTNPKIEVNILLEKHTTFLEFEIKVHGTVELICDITNEEFDHPIENHIKVLVKFGEEYDDSEEDVITIPAGDHAFNAAQLIYENVQLSIPMKKLSPNVSDEDLELLDQFSPKDIEEAEEEEHESDPRWDALKKLRDNN; this is translated from the coding sequence ATGGACAAGTTAAGAAACTATGACGTAAGCTTTTCAGGACTTAAAAACGGAAAGCACGAGTTCAAATTTGAGATAGATAAAACGTTCTTTCAATTATTTGACACTGAGCAGGAATTTACAAATCCTAAAATAGAAGTGAATATTCTTTTAGAAAAACACACTACTTTTTTAGAATTTGAGATCAAAGTACATGGGACGGTAGAACTGATTTGTGATATTACCAATGAAGAATTCGACCATCCTATTGAAAACCACATCAAGGTTTTAGTGAAATTCGGAGAAGAATATGATGACAGCGAGGAAGATGTTATCACCATCCCGGCGGGAGACCATGCATTTAATGCAGCACAGTTGATTTACGAAAACGTACAGCTTTCTATCCCGATGAAAAAACTTTCACCCAATGTAAGTGATGAAGATCTGGAACTCCTTGATCAGTTCAGCCCGAAAGATATTGAGGAAGCAGAAGAGGAAGAACATGAAAGTGATCCCAGATGGGATGCCTTGAAAAAGTTAAGAGACAATAATTAA
- a CDS encoding glycosyltransferase family 4 protein: MRKKILIDAERLKYPKSGIANVCISLIRGLDEKVSDFEYSFYGPRKNMPITKSKFIILDWKFWQKKIPVSTGSFSLIHTAHQLSDYFHHIKSGQKKVVTLHDLNFLHDNSSEKKVKKSTRLVQKNIGNANAIVCISDFVKKDFLKNKHLFILNKDVRVEVIYNGLIFPEITDFNSNNKYSFIGKKYILNIGVLFPKKNQEVLLDLLTKNDRDLVLVTSSAKSAYKEKFLEKTKALGLESRVHILENINNDEKYFLLQHCESYCHPSLAEGFGIPPVEAMYFGKPVFLSRLTSLPEIGGDLAFYFDDFSAENMQQVYASGMQTYGAKASEYALQLKERALKFGYREMADAYEKLYGELLN, translated from the coding sequence ATGAGAAAGAAAATTCTTATCGACGCCGAAAGACTGAAGTACCCGAAGTCGGGAATTGCCAATGTATGCATCTCCCTGATCAGGGGATTGGATGAGAAAGTTTCTGATTTTGAGTATTCTTTTTATGGTCCCAGAAAGAACATGCCAATAACGAAGAGTAAGTTCATTATTCTCGATTGGAAGTTCTGGCAGAAAAAAATTCCTGTCAGTACCGGATCTTTTTCGCTGATCCATACCGCCCACCAGCTTTCTGATTACTTTCATCATATCAAAAGTGGGCAAAAAAAAGTGGTTACTCTTCATGATCTTAATTTTCTGCACGACAACAGTTCCGAAAAGAAAGTCAAAAAGAGTACCAGACTTGTCCAGAAGAATATAGGAAATGCAAATGCCATTGTCTGCATCTCGGATTTTGTAAAGAAAGACTTCCTTAAAAACAAACATCTTTTCATACTGAATAAGGATGTAAGGGTTGAGGTCATATATAACGGACTGATCTTTCCCGAAATTACAGATTTTAATTCTAACAATAAATATAGTTTCATCGGAAAAAAATATATTTTGAATATCGGAGTGCTTTTCCCCAAGAAAAACCAGGAAGTACTGCTGGATCTTCTGACAAAAAACGACCGAGACCTTGTATTGGTAACTTCTTCTGCAAAATCAGCCTATAAAGAGAAGTTTCTGGAGAAAACGAAAGCTTTAGGTTTGGAAAGCAGAGTGCATATTCTGGAAAATATAAATAATGATGAGAAATATTTTCTTCTTCAGCATTGTGAGTCATATTGCCATCCTTCACTGGCAGAAGGTTTTGGAATCCCGCCTGTAGAAGCCATGTATTTTGGGAAGCCTGTTTTTCTGAGCAGACTGACGAGCCTTCCGGAAATAGGAGGGGATCTTGCATTTTATTTTGATGATTTCTCAGCAGAAAATATGCAGCAGGTATACGCGTCAGGAATGCAGACCTATGGAGCGAAAGCCAGCGAATATGCTTTACAGCTGAAAGAAAGAGCTTTGAAATTTGGATATAGAGAGATGGCAGATGCATATGAAAAACTATATGGTGAGCTGCTGAACTAA
- the accC gene encoding acetyl-CoA carboxylase biotin carboxylase subunit — MFKKILIANRGEIAMRILRTCKEMGIKTVAVYSTADKDSLHVRFADEAVCIGPAMSKDSYLKIPNIIAAAEITNADAIHPGYGFLSENANFSRICERNNIKFIGASPEQIEKMGDKANAKATMKAAGVPCVPGSDGLIESYEHAVKVAEETGYPVMIKATAGGGGKGMRAVWKAEDLKDHWESAIQEAVAAFGNGGMYMEKLIEEPRHIEIQVAGDQFGKACHLSERDCSVQRRNQKLTEETPSPFMTDELREKMGDAAVKAAEFIGYEGVGTIEFLVDKHRNFYFMEMNTRIQVEHPITEQVIDYDLIREQILLAAGTPISGINYYPKLHSIECRINAEDPYADFRPSPGKITGLNIPGGHGIRVDTHVYSGYTIPSNYDSMIAKLITTAQTREEAIAKMRRALEEFYIEGVKTTIPFHRQLMDNEDYLAGNYTTKFMEDFVMDRKYDNH, encoded by the coding sequence ATGTTCAAAAAAATATTAATAGCCAATCGTGGCGAAATTGCAATGCGTATTTTACGTACTTGTAAAGAAATGGGGATCAAAACCGTTGCAGTATACTCTACTGCTGATAAAGACAGTCTTCACGTAAGATTTGCTGATGAAGCGGTTTGTATCGGTCCTGCGATGAGTAAAGACTCATACTTAAAAATCCCTAACATCATTGCTGCAGCGGAAATCACCAATGCCGATGCGATCCACCCTGGTTACGGATTCTTATCTGAAAATGCTAACTTCTCCAGAATCTGTGAGAGAAACAACATCAAATTCATTGGTGCTTCTCCTGAGCAGATCGAAAAAATGGGTGATAAGGCCAATGCCAAAGCAACCATGAAAGCAGCAGGTGTTCCTTGTGTACCTGGTTCTGACGGATTGATTGAGTCTTATGAGCATGCCGTAAAAGTTGCTGAAGAAACAGGATATCCAGTGATGATCAAAGCTACTGCAGGTGGTGGAGGTAAAGGAATGAGAGCTGTATGGAAAGCCGAAGATCTTAAAGATCACTGGGAATCTGCCATTCAGGAAGCTGTAGCAGCTTTCGGAAACGGAGGAATGTATATGGAAAAACTGATCGAAGAGCCTAGACACATCGAGATTCAGGTTGCGGGTGACCAATTCGGTAAAGCTTGCCACCTTTCTGAAAGAGATTGCTCAGTACAGAGAAGAAACCAGAAACTGACTGAAGAAACTCCTTCTCCTTTCATGACTGACGAACTTCGTGAGAAAATGGGCGACGCGGCTGTAAAAGCTGCCGAATTCATTGGATATGAAGGTGTAGGTACTATTGAATTCCTTGTAGACAAGCACAGAAATTTCTATTTCATGGAAATGAATACAAGAATCCAGGTAGAACACCCTATTACTGAACAGGTAATTGATTATGACCTGATCAGAGAACAAATCCTTCTTGCAGCAGGAACTCCTATTTCAGGAATCAATTATTACCCTAAATTACACTCTATTGAATGCAGAATCAACGCTGAGGACCCTTACGCAGATTTCAGACCTTCTCCGGGGAAAATCACAGGATTAAACATTCCTGGCGGACATGGAATCAGAGTGGACACTCACGTTTATTCAGGATATACAATCCCTTCCAACTATGACTCAATGATTGCAAAGCTTATTACTACGGCACAGACCCGTGAAGAAGCTATTGCTAAAATGAGACGCGCTTTGGAGGAGTTCTATATTGAGGGAGTAAAAACCACTATTCCTTTCCACAGACAACTGATGGATAATGAGGATTATCTTGCAGGAAACTATACTACAAAATTCATGGAAGATTTTGTAATGGATAGAAAATATGATAATCACTAA
- a CDS encoding glycosyltransferase family protein — protein sequence MKICLISFDFWHYDEHIVDKLNERGIQACHINIGSFTHKNTGERLKNTFSKIFLGKNPKYHKRQNFILESLEKIGKQDQILVINPEAIDEEIHQKIREYADRNIAYLYDSMARNPATHLLHYFDTVFSFDDEDVKNFGFEKITNYNYLEYLPAEKQHPNLDLFYISSYDQKRLSALNVLINRLCSLKVKFEVYMVGKKGWKNKLNQIFDKKNIEILKFGRRKIPHHALPSYYKNTKVVLDLMRADQTGLSFRIFEAMALEKKIITDNPTISSYDFYNPNNILLLNKNFSNVRQDFFETPYEKLPEAVYYKYTLDHWVNTVFKLNS from the coding sequence ATGAAAATTTGTTTAATTAGTTTCGACTTCTGGCACTATGATGAGCATATCGTGGATAAACTGAATGAGAGAGGCATTCAGGCTTGCCATATCAACATAGGATCCTTCACTCATAAGAATACGGGAGAGCGTCTGAAGAACACTTTCAGCAAAATTTTCTTAGGCAAAAACCCGAAATATCATAAAAGACAAAATTTCATCCTCGAATCACTTGAAAAAATTGGAAAACAAGATCAGATTCTTGTGATTAATCCCGAAGCTATTGATGAAGAGATTCATCAGAAGATCAGAGAATATGCTGACCGCAACATTGCTTACCTTTACGACAGCATGGCCAGAAACCCGGCCACCCATCTTCTGCACTATTTTGATACGGTTTTTTCTTTTGATGATGAAGACGTAAAAAATTTCGGATTCGAAAAGATTACTAATTATAATTATCTTGAATATCTTCCGGCAGAAAAACAGCATCCTAATTTAGACTTATTCTATATTTCTTCTTATGACCAAAAAAGATTATCTGCCTTAAATGTACTCATTAACAGACTTTGTTCTCTGAAAGTAAAATTTGAAGTATACATGGTGGGTAAAAAAGGGTGGAAAAATAAACTGAACCAGATCTTCGATAAAAAGAATATAGAAATTCTGAAGTTTGGAAGAAGAAAGATTCCCCATCACGCACTGCCTTCTTACTATAAGAATACAAAAGTGGTTCTGGATCTGATGCGGGCTGATCAGACCGGGCTTAGTTTCAGGATCTTTGAAGCAATGGCCCTGGAAAAAAAGATCATTACAGATAATCCTACTATTTCCAGTTACGATTTTTACAATCCTAATAATATTCTGCTGCTGAATAAAAACTTCAGCAATGTAAGACAGGATTTTTTTGAAACGCCATACGAAAAACTGCCTGAAGCAGTTTATTATAAGTATACCCTGGATCATTGGGTGAATACTGTTTTTAAACTGAATTCATGA
- the rpmF gene encoding 50S ribosomal protein L32, translating into MAHPKRRQSSTRRDKRRTHYKAVVPQLAKDATTGELHLYHRAHWHEGKLYYRGKVVLEKEVATTEEN; encoded by the coding sequence ATGGCACATCCAAAGAGAAGACAGTCGTCTACAAGAAGAGATAAGAGAAGAACTCACTACAAAGCTGTAGTTCCTCAATTAGCTAAAGATGCAACAACAGGAGAGCTTCACCTTTACCACAGAGCTCACTGGCATGAAGGGAAATTATACTACAGAGGAAAAGTAGTATTGGAAAAAGAAGTAGCAACTACTGAAGAAAACTAA
- the rocD gene encoding ornithine--oxo-acid transaminase, with the protein MSTAETTKNSQYFIDLEDRHGAHNYHPLPVVLDRGEGVFVWDVEGKKYYDFLSAYSAVNQGHSHPKIVGALVDQAQKLALTSRAFYNSKLGEYEQKITSLFGFDKVLPMNSGAEAVETAVKLARKWSYEVKGISENAAKIIVCENNFHGRTTTIVSFSNDPDANQNYGPFTPGFIKIPYNDIAALEEVLSREAENIAAFLVEPIQGEAGVYVPDENFLKNASELCKKYNVLFIADEVQTGIARTGKLIACHHENVQPDILILGKALSGGMYPVSAVLANDFIMNVIKPGQHGSTFGGNPIACAVAVAALDVVADEKLSERAEHLGQVFRAEIEKIIEKNDLITKVRGKGLLNAILINDTPESSTAWNLCLQLKENGLLAKPTHGNIIRLAPPLVITEEQLLDCVKIIEKTITEFR; encoded by the coding sequence ATGTCAACAGCAGAAACAACAAAAAACTCACAGTATTTTATTGACCTTGAAGACAGGCATGGAGCACACAACTACCACCCTCTTCCTGTAGTTCTTGACCGCGGAGAAGGCGTTTTTGTATGGGATGTGGAAGGTAAAAAATATTATGATTTTCTTTCAGCATATTCTGCTGTGAACCAAGGGCACTCCCATCCAAAGATCGTAGGCGCATTGGTAGATCAGGCACAGAAACTGGCTTTAACATCAAGAGCTTTTTACAACTCCAAACTGGGAGAATATGAGCAGAAGATCACTAGCCTATTTGGGTTTGACAAGGTTCTTCCGATGAACTCAGGAGCTGAGGCAGTAGAAACCGCTGTAAAATTAGCAAGAAAATGGAGCTATGAAGTAAAAGGAATCTCTGAAAATGCAGCAAAGATCATCGTTTGTGAAAATAATTTCCACGGAAGAACGACAACTATTGTTTCTTTCTCCAACGATCCCGATGCCAACCAGAACTATGGACCTTTCACACCAGGGTTTATTAAAATTCCTTATAATGATATTGCTGCTTTAGAAGAAGTTTTAAGCAGAGAAGCCGAAAATATTGCTGCTTTCTTAGTAGAACCCATTCAGGGGGAAGCAGGAGTTTATGTACCAGATGAAAACTTCCTGAAAAATGCGTCTGAATTATGTAAAAAATACAACGTTCTTTTCATAGCAGACGAAGTTCAAACCGGAATCGCAAGAACCGGAAAGCTGATCGCCTGCCATCATGAAAATGTACAGCCGGATATTCTGATCTTAGGAAAAGCACTTTCCGGAGGAATGTATCCTGTATCTGCCGTTCTAGCAAACGATTTTATTATGAATGTGATTAAGCCAGGACAGCACGGATCTACTTTCGGAGGAAATCCTATTGCCTGTGCGGTTGCCGTAGCGGCATTAGACGTTGTAGCTGATGAAAAACTATCCGAAAGAGCGGAACATTTGGGACAGGTTTTCAGAGCTGAAATTGAAAAAATCATCGAGAAAAATGATCTTATTACCAAAGTAAGAGGAAAAGGACTTCTGAACGCCATCCTGATCAACGATACCCCTGAAAGTTCCACAGCATGGAACCTTTGTCTTCAGCTAAAAGAAAATGGTCTTCTGGCTAAACCTACCCACGGAAATATCATCAGATTGGCACCGCCATTGGTGATTACAGAAGAACAGCTTTTAGATTGCGTAAAAATCATTGAAAAAACGATCACAGAATTTCGTTAA
- the tssD gene encoding type VI secretion system tube protein TssD: protein MAEKNSRGILKFNGGDGQKLLKLNYSVSRSTDVSGRVASDPSNALIKITVEATEKSDILESLLNGKYKPTTGEVTFNKSHEEGTLTTLKWNNGYVIQHEVDFDAIDDNSMYISFVISAEQIDLGTSSFHGDWPS, encoded by the coding sequence ATGGCAGAAAAAAATTCGAGAGGAATTTTAAAATTCAACGGAGGAGACGGTCAGAAACTATTAAAACTGAACTATAGTGTATCTAGATCTACAGACGTTTCAGGACGTGTAGCATCAGACCCGTCCAACGCTCTTATCAAAATTACAGTAGAAGCGACTGAAAAATCAGATATCCTTGAAAGCTTATTAAACGGAAAGTATAAGCCAACAACAGGAGAAGTTACCTTTAACAAGTCTCACGAAGAAGGTACACTTACCACTTTAAAGTGGAACAACGGATATGTAATCCAACACGAAGTAGACTTCGATGCGATAGATGACAACAGTATGTATATCAGCTTTGTCATAAGTGCAGAGCAGATTGATCTTGGAACATCATCTTTCCACGGAGACTGGCCATCTTAA
- the pdxA gene encoding 4-hydroxythreonine-4-phosphate dehydrogenase PdxA, giving the protein MSPKNHKVRVGISIGDFNGIGPEIIMKSLKDKTITDFFTPVIFGSGKLFTYQKNIFKLNLNFNYINEASQAQGGKLNMVNLTKENVNVEMGVPTEESTKMAIDSLEMATEALMKGDIDVLVTAPINKDEMVKMGFKHAGHTGYFEEKFNKKGLMFLVTEDLKVAVSTHHIPIAQVAENISKEKIKKQIRALNQTLIEDFCIQKPKIAVLGLNPHAGDGGVIGREEIEIIVPAVKELSDNGILAFGPFPADSFFQPNKYRSFDAVLAMYHDQGLAPFKTLAYEEGVNYTAALPFIRTSPDHGVAYDIAGQNIADEQSFTEAIFTAIQIFKNRSEYNDLMSNRLQPRKLNVDNGIDEDLPDETEA; this is encoded by the coding sequence ATGAGCCCAAAAAACCATAAAGTACGAGTAGGAATTTCAATCGGTGATTTCAATGGCATCGGCCCCGAGATCATTATGAAGTCTCTGAAAGACAAAACCATTACGGATTTTTTCACTCCAGTGATTTTTGGTTCGGGAAAACTATTCACGTATCAGAAAAACATTTTCAAGCTTAACCTGAACTTCAATTACATTAATGAAGCATCACAGGCTCAGGGCGGAAAACTGAATATGGTAAACCTTACCAAGGAGAATGTGAATGTAGAAATGGGTGTTCCTACAGAAGAGTCCACCAAGATGGCTATTGATTCCCTGGAAATGGCTACGGAGGCTCTAATGAAAGGAGACATTGATGTTCTTGTGACTGCTCCGATCAACAAAGATGAAATGGTAAAAATGGGCTTTAAACATGCCGGCCATACAGGATATTTTGAAGAAAAATTCAACAAAAAAGGACTGATGTTCCTGGTGACTGAGGATTTAAAGGTGGCTGTTTCCACCCACCACATTCCTATTGCTCAAGTAGCAGAAAACATTTCCAAAGAGAAGATCAAAAAACAGATAAGAGCTCTGAACCAGACACTGATCGAAGATTTCTGTATCCAAAAACCGAAAATTGCTGTGCTTGGACTGAATCCTCATGCAGGAGATGGCGGCGTAATAGGACGTGAAGAGATTGAGATCATCGTACCTGCTGTAAAAGAACTTTCAGACAATGGAATTCTGGCTTTCGGACCTTTTCCGGCAGATAGTTTTTTCCAGCCTAATAAATACAGAAGTTTTGATGCGGTCTTAGCAATGTATCACGACCAGGGATTAGCTCCTTTCAAAACCCTTGCTTACGAAGAAGGTGTAAATTATACAGCCGCACTTCCATTCATCAGGACTTCTCCGGATCATGGAGTAGCTTATGATATTGCCGGGCAAAACATAGCCGATGAGCAGAGTTTTACTGAAGCTATCTTTACAGCTATTCAAATTTTTAAAAACAGAAGTGAATATAATGATCTGATGAGCAACCGTCTACAACCAAGAAAACTGAATGTTGATAACGGAATAGATGAAGATCTCCCTGATGAAACTGAAGCATAA
- the accB gene encoding acetyl-CoA carboxylase biotin carboxyl carrier protein, which yields MDIKDIQNLIKFVSKAEVSEVKYKTKDFEITIKTPLAGSDAVYAQPAVYHTAPQAVAAPAPVAATPAASAEKAEAASDDSKYVAIKSPMIGTFYRKPSPDKDVFVNVGDEVSIGKTVCVIEAMKLFNQIESEISGKIVKILVDDATPVEYDQPLFLVDPS from the coding sequence ATGGACATTAAAGACATACAAAATCTTATCAAGTTTGTATCTAAAGCTGAAGTATCAGAAGTAAAGTACAAAACTAAAGATTTCGAAATCACTATTAAAACTCCATTAGCGGGAAGTGATGCAGTATATGCACAGCCTGCTGTATACCACACAGCTCCTCAGGCTGTAGCAGCTCCGGCACCGGTAGCAGCTACTCCGGCAGCATCTGCTGAAAAAGCGGAAGCAGCTTCTGATGATAGCAAATATGTAGCGATCAAGTCTCCAATGATCGGTACTTTCTACAGAAAGCCATCTCCTGATAAAGATGTATTCGTAAATGTTGGTGATGAAGTTTCCATCGGAAAAACGGTTTGCGTAATTGAAGCAATGAAATTATTCAACCAGATTGAATCTGAGATCAGCGGTAAAATCGTTAAGATCTTAGTAGACGATGCTACTCCGGTAGAATATGATCAGCCACTATTCTTAGTAGATCCGTCTTAA
- a CDS encoding glycosyltransferase family 2 protein, translating into MKLSVCYIIFNGERIIEKSIRSVYEIADEIIVVDSFSMDKTEEICTGFPKVKFIKKKFEGFGDQKNYTLAQTSGEWILFLDSDEVPDATAVQAIKDILNSSSPAYKVYTIHFNNILLKKTIRYGGWGTVWRERFFKKGHGKYSDDLVHESFITQDKIGKLPGNIDHYTYKSIAHHIEKINNYTQLMAEKKVANGKKVSLFKIIFSPFFDFMKTYFFKLGFMDGVAGFYISVTGAFYTFLKYIKINEILRVK; encoded by the coding sequence ATGAAACTATCAGTCTGTTATATTATTTTTAACGGAGAAAGAATCATTGAGAAAAGTATCAGAAGCGTTTATGAAATTGCTGATGAAATTATTGTCGTTGATTCTTTTTCCATGGACAAAACTGAGGAAATCTGTACTGGGTTTCCGAAGGTAAAATTTATCAAAAAAAAGTTTGAAGGATTCGGCGACCAGAAAAATTATACCCTGGCACAGACTTCAGGCGAATGGATCCTTTTTCTGGACTCTGACGAAGTTCCGGATGCTACGGCTGTACAGGCTATCAAAGATATTCTGAACAGCAGTTCTCCCGCCTATAAAGTATATACCATTCATTTCAACAATATCCTGCTGAAAAAAACAATCAGATACGGAGGTTGGGGAACTGTATGGAGAGAGCGGTTCTTCAAGAAAGGCCATGGAAAATATTCTGATGACCTGGTTCATGAAAGCTTCATTACTCAGGATAAAATAGGAAAACTTCCTGGAAATATAGATCATTATACCTATAAAAGTATTGCCCACCATATTGAAAAGATTAATAACTATACGCAGCTGATGGCGGAAAAAAAGGTAGCTAACGGTAAAAAAGTTTCCTTATTCAAAATCATATTCTCCCCTTTCTTTGATTTTATGAAAACCTATTTTTTCAAACTGGGCTTTATGGATGGAGTGGCAGGATTTTATATTTCCGTCACCGGAGCTTTTTATACCTTCCTTAAATATATTAAGATCAATGAAATTCTTAGAGTTAAATAA
- a CDS encoding polysaccharide deacetylase family protein, translating to MFRFFKRILGFSKAESVRILMYHKVQPEKNISGKDTLAVSVENLEEQLQYVKNNYNTLFFTELEANKATERKLILTFDDGYLDNLQYLAPLLEKYQLKATIFIPTELIQNDETSEQRSLMTFEEIRSLNRNFIEIALHSHSHRNYSQITLQEASDDLQKNISTLEEKKIPFTKVLAYPYGQFPKKGEAKKAFFTMLENTGITSAVRIGNNITYFPWKNKFEIKRIDIKGSDSFDLFKWKLRLGKVKL from the coding sequence ATGTTCAGATTCTTTAAAAGAATACTTGGATTTTCAAAAGCAGAAAGTGTCCGTATTCTCATGTATCATAAAGTTCAGCCTGAGAAAAACATCTCCGGAAAAGATACATTAGCTGTTTCTGTGGAAAATCTGGAAGAACAGCTTCAATACGTTAAAAACAATTACAATACCTTATTTTTCACCGAACTGGAAGCCAACAAAGCTACAGAACGTAAACTGATCCTGACTTTTGACGACGGCTACCTTGATAACCTGCAATACCTGGCTCCTTTGCTTGAAAAATATCAGCTGAAGGCTACTATTTTTATTCCTACGGAGCTTATTCAGAATGATGAAACAAGTGAGCAGCGCAGCCTGATGACCTTTGAGGAAATCAGGTCTTTAAACCGTAATTTTATAGAAATCGCCCTTCATAGCCATTCTCACAGAAATTATTCACAAATAACGCTTCAGGAAGCTTCAGATGATCTTCAGAAAAACATCAGCACTCTTGAGGAGAAAAAAATACCATTTACTAAGGTTCTGGCTTACCCTTACGGCCAGTTTCCTAAAAAAGGAGAAGCTAAGAAAGCATTTTTTACCATGCTGGAAAATACAGGCATTACCTCAGCTGTACGTATTGGAAATAATATAACTTATTTTCCGTGGAAAAACAAATTTGAGATCAAAAGGATTGATATAAAAGGGAGCGACAGTTTTGATCTTTTTAAATGGAAACTGAGACTTGGAAAAGTTAAACTTTAG